The Miscanthus floridulus cultivar M001 chromosome 7, ASM1932011v1, whole genome shotgun sequence genome includes a region encoding these proteins:
- the LOC136466318 gene encoding protein DETOXIFICATION 35-like, translating into MVRAAASWLPPPPPPAAGPVPDFLSRVAPVSCTLDPPVSVIPNPLGRRPLRLVYTPDASNSRSHLSSSRPATGEHVVAEVVAQSLVMGLLAMALVLAYHNSFVVLFTDDWNMQAAMGKVAHLLAATMVLNSVQPVIFRVAIGGDWQALVAYINLGCYYAFGLPLGFCLGYLLRLGAPGIWAGMLCGTALQTAILLLVIWRTDWEAEAALAKERISAWSGECRHVVKQKQQQQQGETGIDSDLKDREALALRV; encoded by the exons ATGGTACGTGCTGCTGCGTCATggctgccgccaccgccaccgccggcgGCAGGTCCTGTTCCTGACTTCCTGTCCCGTGTGGCGCCCGTGTCATGTACCTTGGACCCACCAGTCAGCGTCATTCCCAACCCGCTGGGGCGCCGGCCAT TACGGCTCGTATATACCCCGGACGCCTCAAACAGCAGGAGCCATCTATCTAGCAGCCGGCCGGCCACCGGCGAGCACGTGGTGGCGGAGGTTGTGGCGCAGTCGCTGGTCATGGGGCTGCTGGCCATGGCGCTGGTGCTAGCGTACCACAACAGCTTCGTAGTGCTCTTCACGGACGACTGGAACATGCAGGCGGCCATGGGGAAGGTGGCGCACCTGCTGGCGGCCACCATGGTGCTCAACAGCGTGCAGCCGGTGATCTTCAGGGTGGCCATCGGCGGCGACTGGCAGGCGCTCGTGGCCTACATCAACCTCGGCTGCTACTACGCCTTCGGCCTGCCCCTCGGGTTCTGCCTCGGCTACCTCCTCCGGCTGGGCGCTCCGGGGATCTGGGCCGGCATGCTGTGCGGCACTGCGCTGCAGACGGCGATCCTGCTGCTCGTCATCTGGAGGACGGACTGGGAAGCCGAG GCTGCGCTGGCGAAGGAACGGATCAGCGCGTGGAGCGGGGAATGCCGCCATGTCGTCaagcagaagcagcagcagcagcagggggaAACCGGCATCGACAGCGACCTCAAGGACAGGGAGGCCTTGGCTTTGCGAGTGTGA